From Aptenodytes patagonicus chromosome 1, bAptPat1.pri.cur, whole genome shotgun sequence, one genomic window encodes:
- the PROZ gene encoding LOW QUALITY PROTEIN: vitamin K-dependent protein Z (The sequence of the model RefSeq protein was modified relative to this genomic sequence to represent the inferred CDS: deleted 1 base in 1 codon), with translation MSSWTLNFNISHVAISPKSCRNAGGSHWAQRVTMARCSWTILFLLSALFLQTEQTVFISAEDANKVIKRQRRASSLLLEEVLQGSLERECLEERCTHEEAREVFENDEMLKMFWDAYYGGRRCSSSPCQHNGVCEDSIRGYTCTCAEGYEGANCAFAKNECRHQAKEGCHHFCYPGSNSYRCSCADGYELGKDKKQCIALDQCACGRLQDGDNLISETRKKRDERFPWQVLLLNSERKGFCGGVLLKSNFVLTTAECALLHSHFEISVGAGHNGTSGTEKIMQVNEKHIHIRYDEDTGENNIALLQLQEHVECNNHQLPVCIPERDFAEHILIPKLAGTVSGWRMEGDELQGDELQVSYLPVEDCKQILNISLTNRQFCGHLQKAVDKQLAGGSFLATEYKGTWFLTGILGSWPLEDTDWETFLFTNTARYMIWFKQKMK, from the exons atgaGCAGCTGGACTTTAAACTTCAACATCTCTCATGTAGCCATTTCCCCCAAGAGCTGCAGGAATGCAGGC GGCAGCCATTGGGCTCAGAGGGTAACAATGGCAAGGTGCTCTTGGACAatattgtttcttctctctgcccTTTTCCTTCAGACAGAGCAGACAG TGTTTATATCAGCTGAGGATGCAAACAAAGTTATCAAGAGACAGAGGCGTGCCAGTTCCCTACTTTTGGAGGAGGTCCTCCAAGGCAGCTTGGAAAGGGAATGCCTTGAAGAGAGGTGTACACATGAAGAAGCAAGAGAAGTATTTGAAAATGATGAAATGctt aaaatgttttgggatGCCTACTATG GTGGCAGGAGGTGCTCATCGAGCCCCTGCCAGCACAACGGCGTGTGCGAGGACAGCATTCGTGGCTACACCTGCACCTGTGCCGAGGGCTACGAGGGAGCGAACTGTGCTTTTG CTAAAAATGAATGTCGCCACCAAGCAAAAGAAGGATGTCACCACTTCTGCTACCCGGGAAGTAATTCCTACCGTTGCTCCTGTGCTGATGGCTATGAGCTCGGGAAGGACAAAAAACAGTGCATCGCGTTAG ATCAATGTGCATGTGGGAGACTTCAAGACGGTGATAATCTGATAAGTGAAACCAGGAAGAAACGTGACGAGCGATTTCCTTGGCAG GTCCTGCTGCTAAACTCAGAAAGGAAGGGCTTCTGTGGAGGAGTGCTgctaaaaagtaattttgtattgACTACAGCAGAGTGCGCCCTTCTGCACAGCCATTTTGAAATCAGCGTTGGTGCCG GGCACAATGGAACAAGTGGAACTGAGAAGATAATGCAAGTTAATGAGAAACACATACACATCAGGTATGATGAAGACACTGGTGAGAACAACATTGCATTACTACAACTCCAAGAGCACGTTGAGTGCAACAACCACCAGCTTCCTGTATGCATCCCTGAAAGAGACTTTGCAGAACacattttaattccaaaattGGCTGGTACAGTCAGTGGCTGGAGAATGGAAGGTGATGAACTTCAAGGTGATGAGTTGCAGGTTTCATACCTTCCTGTTGAGGACTGCAAACAAATACTCAACATAAGCCTCACAAACAGGCAGTTTTGTGGACACCTCCAGAAGGCCGTAGACAAACAACTGGCTGGAGGAAGCTTTTTAGCTACCGAGTATAAGGGCACTTGGTTTCTGACTGGTATCCTGGGATCTTGGCCACTAGAAGACACTGACTGGGAAACATTTCTATTCACTAACACCGCGAGGTATATGATATggtttaaacaaaaaatgaaataa